A stretch of Ananas comosus cultivar F153 unplaced genomic scaffold, ASM154086v1, whole genome shotgun sequence DNA encodes these proteins:
- the LOC109703992 gene encoding 2-hydroxyacyl-CoA lyase-like, producing the protein MAVESEPKTLETLTLDESDPPVDGSALVARALAAAGVRHMFGVVGIPVTAVATRAVAAGVRFLAFHNEQSAGYAASAYGYLTGAPGVLLTVSGPGCVHGLAGLSNAAANAWPTVLISGSCDQADFGKGDFQELDQIAAVKPFVKLAVKAARVADIPPLVREVLAVAAAGRPGGCYLDLPSDVLHETIPESEAAMLLAGPANPRVGQIRDPETLEIENAVSLLRRAQRPLIVFGKGAAYARAEDALKKLIDTTGIPFLPTPMGKGLLPDTHELAASAARSLAIGRCDVALVVGARLNWLLHFGEPPRWSKDVKFILVDISKEEIELRKPHIGLVGDAKRILNLINEEIKDDPFCLGRSHPWVEAISKKVKENAAKKEAQLGKDVVPFNFFTPMRIIRDAILAEGSPAPILVSEGANTMDVGRAVLVQNEPRTRLDAGTWGTMGVGLGYCIAAAVASPGRLVVAVEGDSGFGFSAMEVETLVRYQLPVVVIVFNNGGVYGGDRRSSDEITGPYKDDPAPTSFVPNAAYHALIEAFGGKGYVAATPQELKSALSESFSARKPAVINVIIDPYAGAESGRLQHKN; encoded by the exons ATGGCGGTCGAATCCGAGCCCAAAACcctcgaaaccctaaccctagatgaGTCCGATCCCCCGGTCGACGGCAGCGCCCTCGTGGCCCGCGCCCTCGCCGCGGCGGGCGTCCGCCACATGTTCGGCGTGGTGGGCATCCCCGTCACGGCCGTGGCCACCCGCGCCGTGGCCGCCGGCGTCCGTTTCCTCGCCTTCCACAACGAGCAGTCCGCCGGCTACGCCGCCTCTGCCTACGGGTACCTCACCGGCGCGCCCGGCGTCCTCCTCACCGTCTCCGGCCCCGGCTGCGTCCATGGCCTGGCCGGCCTCTCCAACGCCGCCGCCAACGCCTGGCCCACCGTCCTCATCTCCGGCTCCTGCGACCAGGCCGACTTCGGCAAGGGCGACTTCCAGGAGCTCGACCAGATCGCCGCCGTCAAGCCCTTCGTCAAGCTCGCCGTCAAGGCCGCCCGCGTTGCCGACATCCCTCCCCTCGTCCGTGAGGTCCTGGCCGTCGCCGCAGCTGGCAGGCCCGGCGGCTGCTATCTCGACCTCCCGTCCGACGTCCTCCACGAGACGATCCCTGAATCGGAGGCCGCGATGCTCTTGGCCGGGCCCGCGAACCCTAGGGTCGGGCAAATTAGGGACCCGGAAACCCTGGAAATCGAAAATGCGGTGTCCCTGCTGCGGCGCGCCCAGAGGCCCTTGATCGTGTTCGGGAAAGGGGCGGCCTACGCGCGGGCGGAAGATGCCCTGAAGAAGTTGATCGACACGACCGGAATCCCATTCCTGCCGACGCCAATGGGGAAGGGGTTGCTGCCCGACACCCACGAGCTCGCAGCCTCTGCCGCAAGGTCGCTGGCCATCGGTCGTTGCGACGTTGCGTTGGTCGTCGGTGCGCGCCTCAACTGGCTGCTCCACTTTGGCGAGCCGCCACGCTGGTCCAAAGATGTTAAGTTTATTCTGGTGGATATATCCAAGGAAGAAATTGAGCTCCGGAAGCCCCACATTGGGTTGGTGGGAGATGCGAAGAGGATTCTCAATTTGATCAACGAAGAGATTAAGGACGATCCCTTCTGTTTGGGCAGATCGCATCCTTGGGTGGAGGCCATCTCAAAGAAGGTAAAGGAGAATGCAGCCAAGAAAGAGGCTCAGCTGGGCAAGGACGTGGTGCCATTCAATTTCTTCACGCCGATGAGGATTATAAGGGATGCGATTCTTGCAGAGGGGAGCCCGGCGCCAATCCTTGTGTCGGAAGGGGCGAACACGATGGATGTGGGGAGGGCGGTGCTGGTGCAGAATGAACCTCGGACGAGGTTGGATGCAGGGACATGGGGGACGATGGGGGTTGGTTTAGGTTACTGCATTGCTGCTGCTGTGGCATCGCCTGGCCGGCTGGTGGTGGCTGTGGAAGGGGATTCTGGCTTTGGATTCAGCGCGATGGAGGTCGAG ACATTGGTGAGGTACCAATTGCCAGTAGTGGTCATCGTCTTTAATAATGGTGGTGTATACGGCGGTGATAGAAGAAGTTCAGATGAAATTACAGGACCGTACAAAGATGATCCTGCTCCGACTTCCTTTGTTCCCAATGCAGCTTACCATGCTCTCATTGAAGCCTTTGGGGGCAAAGGCTATGTGGCTGCAACCCCTCAAGAGCTTAAATCTGCTCTTTCTGAATCCTTCAGTGCCAGGAAACCTGCTGTAATTAATGTTATCATAGATCCATATGCTGGTGCGGAGAGCGGGAGACTGCAACACAAAAACTAA